The following proteins come from a genomic window of Pseudomonas sp. Z8(2022):
- the phoB gene encoding phosphate regulon transcriptional regulator PhoB, which yields MAGKNILIVDDEAPIREMIAVALEMAGYECLEAENTQQAHAVIIDRRPDLILLDWMLPGTSGIELARRLKRDELTSDIPIIMLTAKGEEDNKIQGLEVGADDYITKPFSPRELVARLKAVLRRAGPGDNEGPIEVGGLLLDPISHRVTIDGKPIDMGPTEYRLLQFFMTHQERAYTRGQLLDQVWGGNVYVEERTVDVHIRRLRKALGGAYENLIQTVRGTGYRFSTKG from the coding sequence ATGGCTGGCAAGAACATCCTGATCGTCGATGACGAAGCACCGATCCGCGAGATGATCGCGGTGGCCCTGGAAATGGCCGGTTACGAGTGCCTGGAAGCGGAGAATACCCAACAGGCACATGCCGTGATCATCGATCGCAGGCCCGATCTGATCCTGCTCGACTGGATGCTGCCCGGCACCAGCGGCATCGAGTTGGCCCGGCGCCTCAAGCGCGACGAGCTGACCAGCGACATCCCGATCATCATGCTCACCGCCAAGGGCGAAGAGGACAACAAGATCCAGGGACTGGAAGTCGGCGCCGATGACTACATCACCAAGCCGTTCTCGCCGCGCGAGCTGGTCGCCCGCCTCAAGGCTGTGCTGCGCCGCGCCGGCCCCGGTGACAACGAAGGGCCGATCGAGGTGGGCGGCCTGCTGCTCGACCCGATCAGCCACCGCGTGACCATCGACGGCAAGCCCATCGACATGGGCCCCACCGAATACCGTCTGCTGCAGTTCTTCATGACTCATCAGGAGCGCGCCTACACCCGCGGCCAGCTGCTCGATCAAGTCTGGGGTGGCAATGTCTACGTCGAGGAGCGTACCGTCGATGTGCATATCCGCCGCCTGCGCAAGGCGCTGGGCGGGGCCTACGAGAACCTGATACAAACCGTGCGCGGGACCGGGTATCGCTTTTCCACCAAGGGTTGA
- the phoR gene encoding phosphate regulon sensor histidine kinase PhoR, whose protein sequence is MRSIVNQDWRGAVVRRLLLLVGACLLLGFITGEYAWALVIGLAIHLGWTLSQLLRLHKWLREHKPDEPPPDGYGLWGEVFDSIYHLQRRNQKARGRLQAVIDRVQESTAALKDAVVMLDSQGNLEWWNRAAETLLGLKTPQDSGQQLANLVRDPRFKEYFERGNYADALEIPSPVNDRRRLQFHITRYGNREHLLLVRDITRLYQLEQMRKDFVANVSHELRTPLTVIAGYLETLLDNVEAVNPRWLRALQQMQQQGARMQTLLNDLLLLAKLEATDYPSDNQPVAVDQMLLSIKSDAQALSGDQLHRIVLEADPHIRLKGSDAELRSAFSNLVFNAVKYTPAGGDIHIRWWGDEQGAHLAVSDTGMGIESKHLSRLTERFYRVDSSRASNTGGTGLGLAIVKHVLLRHRGNLEISSVPGKGSTFTCHFATAQLVRRAR, encoded by the coding sequence ATGCGCTCCATCGTGAATCAAGACTGGCGTGGTGCCGTTGTGCGCCGGCTGTTGCTGCTGGTTGGCGCCTGCCTGCTGCTGGGTTTCATCACCGGCGAATATGCCTGGGCGCTGGTCATCGGCCTGGCCATTCATCTGGGCTGGACCCTCAGCCAACTGCTGCGCCTGCACAAATGGCTGCGTGAGCACAAACCCGACGAGCCGCCGCCGGATGGCTACGGCCTGTGGGGCGAGGTGTTCGACAGCATTTACCACTTGCAACGCCGCAACCAGAAGGCCCGTGGCCGTTTGCAGGCGGTGATCGACCGCGTGCAGGAGTCCACCGCAGCGCTCAAGGATGCCGTGGTGATGCTCGACAGTCAGGGCAACCTGGAATGGTGGAACCGCGCCGCCGAGACCCTGCTGGGTCTCAAGACGCCGCAGGACAGTGGCCAGCAACTGGCCAACCTGGTGCGCGACCCGCGTTTCAAGGAGTACTTCGAACGCGGCAACTACGCCGATGCGCTGGAGATTCCTTCGCCGGTCAATGACCGCCGCCGCCTGCAGTTCCATATCACCCGCTACGGCAACCGCGAGCACCTGCTGCTGGTGCGCGACATTACCCGCCTGTATCAGCTGGAGCAGATGCGCAAGGATTTCGTCGCCAACGTCTCCCACGAGCTGCGCACGCCGCTGACGGTGATCGCCGGCTATCTGGAAACCCTGCTGGACAACGTCGAGGCGGTCAACCCGCGCTGGTTGCGCGCGCTGCAGCAGATGCAGCAACAGGGCGCGCGCATGCAGACCCTGCTCAACGACCTGCTGCTGCTGGCCAAGCTGGAAGCCACCGACTACCCCTCGGACAACCAGCCGGTGGCGGTCGACCAGATGCTGCTGTCGATCAAGAGCGACGCCCAGGCGCTGTCCGGCGATCAACTGCATCGCATCGTCCTGGAGGCCGACCCGCACATCAGGCTCAAGGGCAGTGACGCGGAGCTGCGCAGCGCGTTCTCCAACCTGGTGTTCAATGCGGTCAAGTACACCCCGGCCGGAGGCGATATCCACATTCGCTGGTGGGGTGACGAGCAGGGCGCGCACCTGGCGGTCAGCGATACCGGCATGGGCATCGAGAGCAAGCATTTGTCGCGCCTGACCGAGCGCTTCTATCGCGTCGATTCCAGTCGCGCCAGCAACACCGGTGGCACCGGCCTCGGCCTGGCCATCGTCAAGCACGTGTTGCTGCGCCATCGCGGCAATCTGGAAATCAGCAGTGTTCCAGGCAAGGGCAGCACCTTTACCTGCCATTTCGCCACTGCACAGCTGGTCCGGCGCGCACGCTGA
- a CDS encoding hemolysin family protein codes for MDPSTSLPASAYLADFGLMLFALFLVLLNGFFVAAEFAIVRLRATKVDSLAEAHGWRGRILRTVHQQMDAYLSACQLGITLASLGLGWVGEPAFAELLTPLLGALGIDSPALIHGIAFFSAFAIISYLHIVIGELAPKSWAIRKPELLSLWTAAPLYAFYWLMYPAIFVLNASANAILRIAGQGEPGAHNEHHYSREELKLILHSSRASDPSDQDMRVLASAVELSELEVVDWANSREDLVYLELHADLDEVFAVFRRHKYSRFPIYDEVAGEFVGVLHIKDLLLHLSQLDARPQAIDLGELMHPLERVNRHMPLTQLLEQFRQGGAHFALVEEADGKVIGYLTMEDVLEALVGDIQDEHRKAERGILAYQPGKLLVRGDTPLAKVERLLGVDLDHIEAETLAGLIYETLKRMPEEEEVLETDGLRIIIKKMKGPKVVLAKVVKLL; via the coding sequence ATGGACCCCTCCACGAGTCTCCCTGCTTCCGCCTACCTGGCCGATTTCGGCCTCATGCTGTTCGCCCTGTTTCTCGTTCTGCTCAACGGTTTCTTCGTAGCCGCCGAGTTCGCCATCGTCCGTCTGCGCGCCACCAAGGTCGACTCGCTGGCCGAGGCGCACGGTTGGCGCGGGCGCATCCTGCGTACCGTCCACCAGCAGATGGACGCCTATCTCTCGGCCTGCCAGCTGGGCATCACCCTGGCCTCGCTGGGCCTTGGCTGGGTCGGTGAGCCGGCTTTCGCCGAGCTACTGACGCCGCTGCTCGGCGCCCTGGGCATCGACTCGCCGGCACTGATACACGGCATCGCCTTCTTCTCTGCTTTCGCGATCATCTCCTACCTGCACATCGTCATCGGCGAGCTGGCGCCCAAGTCCTGGGCGATTCGCAAACCCGAGCTGCTGTCGCTGTGGACGGCCGCACCGCTGTACGCTTTCTACTGGCTGATGTACCCGGCGATCTTCGTGCTCAACGCCAGCGCCAACGCCATTCTGCGCATCGCCGGCCAGGGCGAGCCCGGCGCGCACAACGAGCACCATTACAGCCGCGAGGAACTCAAGCTGATCCTGCACTCCAGTCGCGCCAGCGACCCGAGCGATCAGGACATGCGCGTGCTGGCCTCGGCGGTGGAACTCAGTGAGCTGGAGGTGGTGGACTGGGCCAACTCGCGTGAGGACCTGGTCTACCTCGAACTGCACGCCGACCTGGACGAAGTATTCGCCGTGTTCCGCCGGCACAAGTACAGCCGCTTCCCGATCTATGACGAGGTCGCGGGCGAGTTCGTCGGCGTGCTGCACATCAAGGACCTGCTGCTGCACCTGTCGCAGCTGGATGCGCGGCCACAGGCGATCGACCTCGGCGAGCTGATGCACCCGCTGGAGCGGGTCAACCGGCATATGCCACTGACCCAGCTGCTCGAACAGTTCCGCCAGGGTGGCGCGCACTTCGCGCTGGTCGAGGAGGCCGACGGCAAGGTCATCGGCTACCTGACCATGGAAGACGTGCTCGAGGCCCTGGTGGGCGACATTCAGGACGAACACCGCAAGGCCGAGCGCGGCATTCTCGCCTACCAGCCGGGCAAGCTGCTGGTGCGGGGCGACACGCCGCTGGCCAAGGTCGAGCGCCTGCTCGGCGTCGATCTCGACCATATCGAGGCCGAAACCCTCGCCGGACTGATCTACGAGACCCTCAAGCGCATGCCCGAGGAAGAGGAGGTGCTGGAAACCGATGGCTTGCGCATCATCATCAAGAAGATGAAAGGGCCGAAGGTGGTCCTGGCAAAGGTGGTCAAGTTGCTCTGA
- a CDS encoding outer membrane beta-barrel protein, which produces MQLSSIPKATLALCLAGASQAYADSVTDPISTFGVIASHNQYKLTVDDESNKERLNQGGLFYNFGNKLTGQEGFIYQAGIEGQYRDKDDVEYKSARADLDLGLRAALSTNNYVDLVIGGGYDWGRIEQDDVGPLDSNVKLTSKSPFAKAGIGYNYLTPDYTVRLEVGARYSMNSEARLKVDGDSDSVDLKDKVNPYGELTVLWNKGINNLPISTTLYYTQTRYELDSNSAIAERSKLKQEQVGLRVGLAF; this is translated from the coding sequence ATGCAGCTGTCCAGCATCCCCAAAGCAACACTCGCCCTTTGTCTGGCGGGCGCCTCGCAGGCCTATGCAGACTCGGTCACCGACCCGATCTCGACCTTCGGTGTCATCGCTTCGCATAACCAGTACAAGCTCACCGTAGATGATGAAAGCAACAAGGAACGCCTCAACCAGGGCGGCCTGTTCTACAACTTCGGTAACAAGCTGACCGGACAGGAAGGCTTCATTTACCAGGCGGGCATCGAAGGCCAGTATCGCGACAAGGACGATGTGGAATACAAGTCCGCACGTGCCGACCTTGACCTCGGCTTGCGTGCCGCGCTGAGCACCAACAACTACGTCGACCTGGTCATCGGTGGTGGCTATGACTGGGGCCGTATCGAGCAGGACGATGTCGGCCCGCTCGACAGCAACGTCAAGCTGACCAGCAAATCGCCGTTCGCCAAGGCCGGGATCGGCTACAACTACCTGACCCCGGACTACACCGTGCGTCTGGAAGTGGGCGCCCGCTATTCGATGAACTCCGAAGCGCGCCTGAAGGTCGATGGCGACAGTGACTCCGTGGACCTCAAGGACAAGGTCAATCCTTACGGCGAACTGACCGTGTTGTGGAACAAGGGCATCAACAACCTGCCGATCAGCACCACCCTGTACTACACCCAGACCCGCTATGAGCTCGACAGCAACAGCGCCATTGCCGAGCGCAGCAAGCTCAAGCAGGAGCAGGTTGGTCTGCGCGTCGGCCTGGCGTTCTAA
- a CDS encoding FAD-dependent oxidoreductase — protein MSAPVVIVGTGLAGYNLAKEWRKLDPQTPLLLITADDGRSYSKPMLSTGFGKNKDADGLVMAEAGAMAEQLNAEIRTHTRITGIDPGHKRLWIGEEAVIYRDLVLAWGAEPIRVPVEGDAQDAVFPINDLEDYARFRSAVAGKRRVLILGAGLIGCEFANDLSVGGYEVELLAPCEQVMPGLLPAAAASAVQAGLESLGVRFHLGPVLASLDRQGDALQATLSDGRLISCDAVVSAVGLRPRTALAAAAGLDINRGVMVDRCLRTSHANIYALGDCAEVESLNLLYVMPLMACARALAKTLAGEPTAVSYGPMPVTVKTPVCPLVVSPPPRGSHGQWSVEGSGSDIKALCREASGALLGYALTGAAVQEKLALNKELPAQLA, from the coding sequence ATGAGTGCACCAGTCGTCATCGTCGGGACCGGTCTGGCCGGCTACAACCTGGCCAAGGAGTGGCGCAAGCTCGACCCGCAGACGCCCCTGCTGCTGATCACCGCCGACGACGGCCGTTCCTACTCCAAGCCGATGCTGTCCACCGGCTTCGGCAAGAACAAGGATGCCGACGGCCTAGTCATGGCCGAGGCCGGAGCCATGGCCGAGCAGCTCAATGCAGAGATCCGCACCCACACCCGCATCACCGGTATCGACCCGGGCCACAAGCGTCTGTGGATCGGCGAAGAGGCCGTGATCTACCGCGATCTGGTGCTGGCCTGGGGCGCCGAACCGATCCGCGTGCCGGTGGAGGGGGACGCCCAGGACGCGGTGTTTCCGATCAATGATCTGGAGGACTACGCTCGCTTTCGCAGCGCCGTGGCCGGCAAGCGGCGCGTACTGATTCTCGGGGCGGGCCTGATCGGCTGCGAATTCGCCAATGACCTCAGCGTTGGCGGATACGAGGTGGAGTTGCTGGCGCCCTGCGAGCAGGTGATGCCCGGTCTGCTGCCTGCAGCTGCGGCGTCTGCCGTTCAGGCTGGTCTGGAGAGCCTGGGCGTGCGTTTCCATCTCGGTCCGGTACTGGCCAGCCTCGACCGCCAGGGCGATGCGCTGCAGGCCACGCTGTCCGATGGTCGTCTGATTTCGTGCGATGCGGTGGTTTCCGCCGTCGGCCTGCGTCCGCGCACTGCGCTTGCCGCCGCAGCCGGCCTGGACATCAACCGCGGCGTGATGGTCGACCGCTGTCTGCGTACCTCGCACGCCAACATCTACGCCCTGGGCGATTGCGCCGAGGTCGAGAGCCTCAATCTGCTCTACGTCATGCCGCTGATGGCCTGCGCCCGTGCCCTGGCCAAGACCCTGGCCGGAGAGCCGACGGCGGTCAGCTACGGGCCGATGCCGGTAACGGTCAAGACTCCGGTCTGCCCGCTGGTGGTTTCGCCGCCACCGCGTGGCAGCCACGGCCAATGGTCGGTCGAAGGCAGTGGCAGCGATATCAAGGCGCTCTGCCGCGAGGCTTCCGGAGCACTGCTCGGTTACGCGCTGACGGGGGCGGCAGTGCAGGAGAAACTGGCCCTGAACAAGGAGCTACCCGCGCAGTTGGCATGA
- a CDS encoding HU family DNA-binding protein, with amino-acid sequence MRKPELAAAIAEKADLTKDQANRVLNAVLEEITSALNRKDSVTLVGFGTFVQRHRGARTGKNPQTGQPVKIKASNTVAFKPGKSLKDAVN; translated from the coding sequence ATGCGTAAACCGGAACTCGCCGCCGCCATCGCCGAAAAGGCTGATCTGACCAAGGATCAGGCCAATCGTGTACTCAACGCTGTACTGGAAGAAATCACCAGTGCCCTGAACCGCAAGGACAGTGTGACCCTGGTAGGCTTCGGTACCTTCGTCCAGCGCCATCGTGGCGCCCGCACTGGCAAGAACCCGCAAACCGGTCAACCGGTAAAGATCAAGGCCAGCAACACCGTCGCCTTCAAACCGGGCAAGTCCCTGAAGGACGCGGTCAACTGA
- a CDS encoding helicase: MKFRFLLWMLGRLMAKASRDNPAFREQLAGRDMVFQLHTLDGKVARHFIIAGQRVTSKRGVAKEPAFAIGFKDAAYGFETMTAKNKQLAFMQGIQNKDIQIQGNPALVMWFQGLTKYLMPKKKTEAPKKAA; this comes from the coding sequence ATGAAATTTCGTTTTCTTCTGTGGATGCTGGGCCGCCTGATGGCCAAGGCCAGCCGTGATAATCCCGCCTTCCGTGAGCAGCTCGCAGGCCGCGACATGGTCTTTCAGCTGCACACCCTGGACGGCAAGGTCGCCCGTCACTTCATCATTGCCGGTCAGCGCGTGACCAGCAAGCGCGGTGTTGCCAAGGAGCCTGCTTTCGCTATCGGTTTCAAGGACGCCGCCTACGGCTTCGAGACCATGACCGCGAAGAACAAGCAGCTGGCCTTTATGCAGGGTATCCAGAACAAGGACATCCAGATCCAGGGCAACCCGGCGCTGGTCATGTGGTTCCAGGGGCTGACCAAGTACCTGATGCCGAAGAAGAAGACCGAGGCGCCGAAAAAGGCGGCCTGA
- a CDS encoding aminoacyl-tRNA deacylase and HDOD domain-containing protein, giving the protein MTEVALAANATPQPPAVIVQLLEKLALPYQVRAERPGQPSEARLQAVLVDDAVGALLVLYPRSHLLDLSRLAELTGRQLTAVKPERLERMLGKHNLAALPGLPPLTSSPCLYEERLLQVPSLLIDSGQPGVLLEIPTEAFKTLLSKASAARFGEPVSAIKPNLDRPHDDRAEITQAVQAFTARRIQQRLEETIEIPPLPETAQKIIKLRVDPNATLDDITGVVETDPALAAQVISWAASPYYAAPGKIRSVEDAIVRVLGFDLVINLALGLALGKTLSLPKDQPQHATPYWQQAIYTAAVIEGLTRAMPRAQRPEAGLTYLAGLLHNFGYLVLAHVFPPHFSLICRHLEVNPHLSHGHIEQHLLGITREQIGAWLMRPWDMPEELSTALRFQHDPSYAGDNAAFPNLVCLAVNLLRNRGIGSGPQSEIPDELFEALGISREKAEDAVSKVLSAEVALRELAAQFQHSH; this is encoded by the coding sequence ATGACTGAAGTCGCCCTCGCCGCCAACGCCACTCCGCAACCGCCCGCCGTGATCGTGCAACTGCTGGAGAAACTCGCCCTTCCCTACCAGGTGCGAGCAGAGCGACCGGGCCAGCCGAGCGAGGCGCGCCTGCAGGCCGTGCTGGTGGACGATGCCGTCGGTGCCCTGCTGGTGCTCTACCCGCGCAGCCACCTGCTGGATCTGTCGCGCCTGGCGGAACTGACCGGGCGCCAGCTCACCGCAGTCAAACCGGAACGCCTGGAGCGCATGCTCGGCAAGCACAATCTCGCCGCTCTGCCCGGCCTGCCGCCGCTGACCAGCTCGCCCTGCCTCTATGAAGAACGCCTGTTGCAGGTGCCCAGCCTGCTGATCGACTCCGGCCAGCCCGGCGTATTGCTGGAAATTCCCACCGAAGCCTTCAAGACACTGCTGAGCAAGGCCAGCGCCGCGCGTTTCGGTGAGCCGGTCAGCGCGATCAAGCCGAACCTGGATCGCCCGCATGACGACCGCGCGGAAATCACCCAGGCGGTACAGGCCTTCACCGCACGGCGCATCCAGCAGCGTCTGGAGGAAACCATCGAGATTCCACCGCTGCCGGAAACCGCGCAGAAGATCATCAAGCTGCGGGTCGACCCCAATGCCACACTGGACGACATCACCGGCGTGGTCGAGACCGATCCGGCGCTGGCGGCGCAGGTGATCAGCTGGGCCGCCTCACCCTACTACGCTGCGCCCGGCAAGATTCGCTCGGTGGAGGACGCCATCGTGCGCGTACTGGGCTTCGATCTGGTGATCAACCTGGCCCTCGGCCTGGCCCTGGGCAAGACCCTGAGCCTGCCCAAGGACCAGCCACAGCACGCCACGCCCTACTGGCAACAGGCGATCTACACCGCGGCGGTCATCGAGGGTCTGACCCGCGCCATGCCGCGCGCACAACGCCCGGAAGCCGGCCTGACCTACCTCGCCGGCCTGCTGCACAACTTTGGCTATCTGGTCCTGGCGCACGTTTTCCCGCCGCACTTCTCGCTGATCTGCCGCCATCTGGAGGTCAACCCGCACCTGTCACACGGGCATATCGAGCAGCACCTGCTGGGCATCACCCGCGAGCAGATCGGCGCCTGGCTGATGCGTCCCTGGGATATGCCGGAAGAACTGTCCACCGCCCTGCGCTTCCAGCATGACCCGTCCTATGCCGGCGACAACGCGGCCTTCCCCAATCTGGTGTGCCTGGCAGTGAATCTGCTGCGTAACCGCGGCATCGGCTCCGGGCCGCAGAGCGAGATTCCGGACGAACTGTTCGAAGCGCTGGGCATATCCCGGGAAAAGGCCGAAGACGCCGTGAGCAAGGTGCTCAGCGCCGAAGTCGCCCTGCGCGAGCTGGCGGCGCAGTTTCAACATTCGCACTGA
- the recG gene encoding ATP-dependent DNA helicase RecG — translation MSELSAVPVTALKGVGAALAEKLAKVGLENLQDVLFHLPLRYQDRTRITPIGALRPGQDAVVEGIVAGADVVMGRRRSLLVRLQDGSGTLSLRFFHFSQAQKEGLKRGTALRCYGEVRPGATGLEIYHPEYRTQSGDEPAPVEQSLTPIYPTTEGLTQQRLRQLSQQALTRLGPRSLPDWLPDELARDYHLAPLDEAIRYLHRPPPDADVEELAEGRHWAQHRLAFEELLTHQLSLQRLREQVRAQQAPALPPAKRLPQQYLANLGFAPTGAQQRVGAEIAYDLAQSEPMLRLVQGDVGAGKTVVAALAALQALEAGYQVALMAPTEILAEQHFLNFGKWLAPLGLDVAWLAGKLKGKARAAALEQIAAGCPMVVGTHALFQDEVKFKRLALVIIDEQHRFGVQQRLALRQKGIDGRLCPHQLIMTATPIPRTLAMSAYADLDTSILDELPPGRTPVNTLVIADSRRDEVIERVRNACQQGRQAYWVCTLIEESEELTCQAAETSYEELSAALGELRVGLIHGRMKAAEKAAVMDEFKQGKLQLLVATTVIEVGVDVPNASLMIIENPERLGLAQLHQLRGRVGRGSAASHCVLLYHAPLSQLGRERLAIMRETTDGFVIAEKDLELRGPGEMLGTRQTGLLQFKVADLMRDADLLPAVRDAAQALLEHWPQHVAPLLERWLRHGQQYGQV, via the coding sequence GTGAGCGAACTGTCGGCGGTTCCCGTCACCGCGCTGAAAGGCGTAGGCGCAGCCCTGGCGGAAAAGCTCGCCAAGGTCGGCCTGGAAAACCTGCAGGATGTGCTGTTCCACCTGCCGCTGCGCTATCAGGATCGCACCCGCATCACCCCCATCGGCGCGCTGCGCCCGGGGCAGGATGCTGTCGTCGAAGGCATCGTCGCCGGTGCCGACGTGGTCATGGGCCGCAGGCGCAGCCTGCTGGTACGCCTGCAGGATGGCAGCGGCACGCTGAGCCTGCGCTTCTTTCATTTCAGTCAGGCACAGAAGGAAGGACTCAAGCGCGGCACCGCCCTGCGCTGCTACGGCGAAGTGCGCCCGGGCGCCACCGGTCTGGAGATCTACCACCCGGAGTACCGCACGCAGAGCGGCGACGAACCGGCTCCGGTGGAGCAGAGCCTGACGCCGATCTACCCGACCACCGAAGGCCTGACCCAGCAACGCCTGCGTCAGCTCAGCCAGCAGGCTCTGACGCGCCTGGGACCACGCAGCCTGCCGGACTGGCTGCCAGACGAGCTGGCCCGCGACTACCACCTGGCGCCACTGGACGAGGCCATCCGCTACCTGCACCGACCGCCGCCGGACGCCGATGTCGAAGAACTCGCCGAGGGTCGCCACTGGGCGCAACACCGCCTGGCCTTCGAGGAATTGCTCACTCACCAGCTGTCCCTGCAGCGCCTGCGTGAACAGGTGCGTGCCCAGCAGGCGCCGGCCCTGCCACCGGCGAAGAGGCTGCCGCAGCAGTACCTTGCCAACCTTGGCTTCGCCCCCACCGGCGCGCAGCAGCGCGTCGGTGCCGAGATCGCCTACGACCTGGCGCAGAGCGAGCCGATGCTGCGCCTGGTGCAGGGCGATGTCGGCGCCGGCAAGACGGTGGTCGCCGCCCTGGCTGCATTGCAGGCGCTGGAAGCCGGCTATCAGGTGGCACTGATGGCGCCCACCGAGATCCTCGCCGAGCAGCACTTCCTCAACTTCGGCAAATGGCTGGCACCGCTTGGCCTGGACGTCGCCTGGCTGGCCGGCAAGCTCAAGGGCAAGGCCCGTGCCGCTGCGCTGGAGCAAATCGCCGCCGGCTGCCCGATGGTGGTCGGCACCCATGCGCTGTTTCAGGACGAAGTGAAGTTCAAGCGCCTGGCGCTGGTGATCATCGACGAGCAGCACCGCTTCGGCGTGCAGCAGCGCCTGGCTTTGCGCCAGAAAGGCATCGACGGGCGTCTGTGCCCACATCAGCTGATCATGACTGCCACGCCGATTCCTCGCACCCTGGCAATGAGCGCCTACGCCGATCTGGATACCTCGATCCTCGACGAGCTGCCGCCGGGACGCACGCCGGTCAATACCCTGGTGATCGCCGACAGCCGCCGCGACGAGGTCATCGAGCGGGTGCGCAACGCCTGCCAGCAGGGACGCCAGGCCTACTGGGTGTGCACCCTGATCGAAGAGTCCGAGGAGCTGACCTGCCAAGCTGCGGAAACCAGCTACGAGGAGCTGTCCGCTGCACTCGGAGAGCTGCGCGTCGGGCTGATCCACGGACGCATGAAAGCGGCCGAGAAGGCCGCGGTGATGGACGAATTCAAGCAGGGCAAGCTGCAACTGCTGGTGGCCACTACGGTCATTGAAGTGGGCGTCGACGTACCCAACGCCAGCCTGATGATCATTGAAAACCCCGAGCGTCTGGGTCTGGCCCAGCTGCACCAGCTGCGCGGCCGCGTCGGTCGCGGCAGTGCGGCCAGCCACTGCGTGCTGCTCTATCACGCGCCGCTGTCGCAACTGGGCCGCGAACGCCTGGCGATCATGCGCGAAACCACCGACGGCTTCGTCATCGCCGAGAAGGATCTGGAGCTGCGCGGCCCGGGCGAGATGCTCGGCACCCGCCAGACCGGCCTGCTGCAGTTCAAGGTTGCCGACCTGATGCGCGACGCCGATCTGCTACCGGCCGTGCGCGATGCCGCGCAGGCGCTCCTGGAGCATTGGCCGCAACATGTAGCCCCATTGCTGGAACGCTGGTTGCGTCACGGCCAGCAATACGGTCAAGTGTGA
- a CDS encoding hydrogen peroxide-inducible genes activator encodes MTLTELRYIVTLAQEQHFGRAAERCHVSQPTLSVGVKKLEDELGVLIFERSKSAVRLTPVGEGIVTQAQKVLEQAQGIRELAQAGKNQLAAPLKIGAIYTVGPYLFPHLIPQLHRVAPDMPLYIEENFTHILRDKLRTGELDAIIIALPFQEADVLTKPLYDEPFYALLPAGHPWASLDTIDTKLLNDKSLLLLGEGHCFRDQVLEACPTLRKGGDDHGKHTTVESSSLETIRHMVASGLGVSILPFSAVDSHHYAPGVIEVRPLSAPVPFRTVAIAWRASFPRPNAIEVLADSIRLCSVARNPQTKSA; translated from the coding sequence ATGACCCTCACCGAACTGCGCTACATCGTTACCCTTGCCCAGGAACAGCATTTCGGCCGCGCCGCCGAGCGCTGCCATGTCAGCCAGCCGACCCTGTCGGTCGGCGTGAAAAAACTGGAGGACGAGCTCGGCGTGCTGATCTTCGAGCGCAGCAAGAGTGCGGTGCGCCTGACTCCGGTCGGCGAAGGCATCGTCACCCAGGCGCAGAAGGTGCTGGAGCAGGCCCAGGGCATTCGCGAACTGGCCCAGGCCGGCAAGAACCAGTTGGCAGCGCCGCTGAAGATCGGCGCCATCTACACCGTCGGCCCATATCTGTTCCCGCACTTGATTCCGCAGCTGCACCGAGTCGCCCCGGACATGCCGCTGTACATCGAGGAAAACTTCACCCACATCCTGCGCGACAAGCTGCGCACCGGTGAGCTGGACGCCATCATCATCGCCCTGCCGTTCCAGGAAGCCGACGTGCTGACCAAGCCGCTTTACGACGAGCCGTTCTACGCGCTGCTGCCGGCCGGCCATCCCTGGGCGTCGCTGGACACCATCGATACCAAACTGCTCAACGACAAGAGCCTGCTGCTGCTCGGCGAGGGCCACTGCTTCCGCGACCAGGTGCTGGAAGCCTGCCCGACCCTGCGCAAGGGCGGTGACGACCACGGCAAGCACACCACGGTGGAGTCCAGCTCACTGGAGACCATCCGTCATATGGTCGCCTCCGGCCTGGGCGTTTCGATCCTGCCGTTCTCGGCGGTGGACAGCCACCACTACGCACCGGGCGTGATCGAAGTGCGTCCGCTCAGTGCGCCGGTGCCATTCCGCACCGTCGCGATCGCCTGGCGCGCCAGCTTCCCGCGGCCCAACGCCATCGAAGTGCTGGCCGACTCCATCCGTCTCTGCTCGGTCGCCCGTAACCCGCAGACCAAGAGCGCCTGA